One part of the Anaeromyxobacter sp. Fw109-5 genome encodes these proteins:
- a CDS encoding ABC transporter substrate-binding protein has protein sequence MSQSIRLASCLAALLAAGSAPAADEVSDGVVKVGVLTDMTGYYSDLAGPGSVLAARMAIEDFGGKVLGKPVQLVSADHQLKADVASNTARKWFDQDQVDAIVDLVSSSTAGAVMPVAAEKKRITLLSGPGTTAFTGEKCTAYNVHWTYNNWALANGTGREVVRQGGDSWFFVTADYIFGRSLEEDTTKVVKAAGGKVQGFARHPSPGTTDFSSYLLQAQSSGAKIVGLANAGADTVNCIKQANEFGITPKQSLAGLLVFITDVHSLGLETAQGMYLTTAFYWDLNDETRKWSRRFFEKHKKMPTMVQAGVYSAVTHYLQAVKAAGTDGADAVMAKMKATPVNDFFAKNARIGPDGLLRHDMYLARVKAPGASKKPWDYYEIVKTIPAAEAFPSVEQQACPLAKK, from the coding sequence ATGAGCCAGTCGATCCGCCTCGCCTCTTGCCTCGCCGCGCTGCTCGCGGCGGGCTCCGCCCCCGCCGCCGACGAGGTCTCGGACGGCGTCGTCAAGGTCGGCGTCCTCACCGACATGACGGGCTACTACTCCGATCTGGCCGGGCCGGGATCGGTGCTCGCCGCCCGGATGGCCATCGAGGACTTCGGCGGGAAGGTCCTCGGCAAGCCCGTCCAGCTCGTCTCGGCCGACCACCAGCTCAAGGCCGACGTGGCCTCCAACACCGCGCGCAAGTGGTTCGACCAGGATCAGGTGGACGCCATCGTCGATCTCGTGTCGTCGTCCACCGCGGGCGCGGTCATGCCGGTCGCGGCGGAGAAGAAGCGCATCACCCTCCTCTCCGGGCCCGGCACGACCGCGTTCACCGGCGAGAAGTGCACCGCGTACAACGTGCACTGGACGTACAACAACTGGGCGCTCGCGAACGGCACCGGCCGCGAGGTGGTGCGCCAGGGCGGGGACAGCTGGTTCTTCGTGACGGCCGACTACATCTTCGGCCGCTCGCTCGAGGAGGACACCACGAAGGTCGTGAAGGCCGCCGGCGGCAAGGTGCAGGGGTTCGCCCGTCATCCGTCGCCCGGCACGACCGACTTCTCGAGCTACCTGCTCCAGGCCCAGTCCTCGGGGGCGAAGATCGTCGGGCTCGCCAACGCGGGCGCCGACACCGTGAACTGCATCAAGCAGGCGAACGAGTTCGGCATCACGCCCAAGCAGAGCCTCGCGGGCCTGCTCGTGTTCATCACCGACGTCCACAGCCTCGGCCTCGAGACCGCGCAGGGCATGTACCTCACGACGGCCTTCTACTGGGACCTGAACGACGAGACGCGCAAGTGGTCGCGGCGCTTCTTCGAGAAGCACAAGAAGATGCCGACGATGGTCCAGGCCGGGGTGTACTCGGCGGTGACCCACTACCTCCAGGCGGTGAAGGCGGCCGGGACGGACGGGGCGGACGCGGTGATGGCGAAGATGAAGGCGACGCCCGTGAACGACTTCTTCGCGAAGAACGCCCGCATCGGGCCGGACGGGCTGCTCCGCCACGACATGTACCTCGCGCGCGTGAAGGCGCCCGGCGCGTCCAAGAAGCCCTGGGACTACTACGAGATCGTGAAGACGATCCCGGCCGCCGAGGCGTTCCCCTCGGTCGAGCAGCAGGCCTGCCCGCTCGCCAAGAAGTAG
- a CDS encoding ABC transporter ATP-binding protein, with amino-acid sequence MTEPAARPELLRLANVHAFYGESHVLHGVDLAVGAGELVTLLGRNGSGRTTTLKAILGLVGRRTGSIVVSGRETMGMPTHRIVQLGVGFCPEERGVFASLTAEENLTLPPAVRSGGMSLDELYEMFPNLRERRKSPGSRLSGGEQQMLAMARILRTGARLLLLDEITEGLAPVIVQALGRAVRALRDRGFTVILVEQNFRFVAPLADRHFLLERGRVVDAITRDELPGRMESLHRFLGV; translated from the coding sequence GTGACCGAGCCCGCGGCACGCCCGGAGCTCTTGCGCCTCGCCAACGTGCACGCCTTCTACGGAGAGTCGCACGTGCTGCACGGGGTGGACCTCGCCGTCGGCGCCGGCGAGCTCGTCACCCTCCTCGGCCGCAACGGCTCGGGCCGTACGACCACGCTGAAGGCGATCCTCGGCCTCGTCGGCCGCCGCACGGGGTCCATCGTGGTGAGCGGCCGCGAGACGATGGGGATGCCCACTCACCGGATCGTGCAGCTCGGCGTCGGCTTCTGCCCGGAGGAGCGCGGCGTCTTCGCGAGCCTCACCGCGGAGGAGAACCTGACGCTGCCGCCGGCGGTCCGCTCGGGCGGCATGTCGCTCGACGAGCTCTACGAGATGTTCCCGAACCTGCGCGAGCGCCGGAAGAGCCCGGGCTCGCGCCTCTCGGGGGGCGAGCAGCAGATGCTCGCCATGGCGCGGATCCTGCGCACCGGGGCGCGCCTGCTCCTCCTCGACGAGATCACCGAGGGGCTCGCGCCGGTGATCGTCCAGGCGCTCGGGCGCGCCGTGCGCGCCCTCCGTGACCGCGGCTTCACGGTGATCCTCGTCGAGCAGAACTTCCGCTTCGTCGCGCCGCTCGCGGACCGCCACTTCCTGCTGGAGCGCGGGCGGGTGGTGGACGCGATCACCCGGGACGAGCTGCCCGGACGGATGGAGTCGCTGCACCGCTTCCTGGGCGTCTGA
- a CDS encoding ABC transporter ATP-binding protein yields MPEETILETRDLVKEFAGFVAVNGVSLRVARGSIHAVIGPNGAGKTTVFNLLTRFLPATRGAILFKGDDVTHARPADVARRGIVRSFQMSAVFPALTALENVRVALQRPLGTSFHFWRSERTLDALDARAVELLAAVGLERDRDTVAVELPYGRKRALELATTLALDPELLLLDEPTQGMGHEDVGRVVALIRRVAEGRTVLLVEHNLSVVQDLARRVTVLARGAVLAEGSYAEVSRDPSVLEAYLGATP; encoded by the coding sequence ATGCCCGAGGAGACGATCCTCGAGACGCGCGACCTCGTGAAGGAGTTCGCCGGCTTCGTGGCCGTCAACGGCGTCTCGCTCCGCGTGGCGCGCGGCAGTATCCACGCGGTCATCGGCCCGAACGGCGCCGGGAAGACCACGGTCTTCAACCTCCTGACCCGGTTCCTCCCCGCGACCCGCGGCGCCATCCTGTTCAAGGGCGACGACGTGACGCACGCGCGCCCCGCCGACGTGGCCAGGCGCGGCATCGTTCGCTCCTTCCAGATGTCCGCGGTGTTCCCCGCGCTCACCGCGCTCGAGAACGTGCGCGTCGCGCTGCAGCGGCCGCTCGGGACCTCGTTCCACTTCTGGCGCTCGGAGCGGACCCTGGACGCGCTCGACGCGCGCGCGGTCGAGCTGCTGGCGGCGGTCGGGCTGGAGCGCGACCGGGACACCGTCGCCGTCGAGCTGCCCTACGGGCGCAAGCGCGCGCTCGAGCTCGCGACCACCCTCGCGCTCGATCCCGAGCTGCTCCTGCTCGACGAGCCGACCCAGGGCATGGGCCACGAGGACGTCGGCCGGGTGGTGGCGCTCATCCGCCGGGTCGCGGAGGGACGCACGGTGCTGCTCGTCGAGCACAACCTGTCGGTGGTGCAGGACCTGGCGCGGCGCGTGACGGTGCTCGCGCGCGGCGCGGTGCTCGCGGAGGGCAGCTACGCCGAGGTCTCGCGCGATCCCTCCGTGCTCGAGGCGTACCTCGGAGCGACGCCGTGA
- a CDS encoding cell wall/surface repeat-containing protein has product MRKPSLVLLTMLLACEGAGSPERVTLESTDSAVVNGNQASVFPPPTGSQSSPAVAFDGTSHLVVWSDARGGAGQDLHGARVSAAGVLLDPAPLVISAGPGDEITAAVAFDGTNYLVVWQDQRGSTGRDVYGARVSPDGTVLDPGGIAISTAAEHQVEPAVAFDGTSYLVVWEDRRGGLADVRGARVSPNGSVLASELLISGAPLHQTQPAVACASGACLVAWRDGRAGGPDVYGARVAGASVVDAGGLPISRAGSSQGRPAVASDGSGYLVVWNDTRSGTSDVYGSRVGADGQILDLSGLAITAEADAQQSPEVAFEGAYYVVAWHDRRSGVAFDAHAARVTPAGAVVDPSGFLVGTGAAGTGTSVASDGAGRVLVAFGGLHSLDALTTVTRVRTQAITIRAELAVSLIGNGAGSVASEPAGIACGDACAAMFDAPTVVTLTPSAAPGSEFVGWSGACSQAGLGPCTLTVDESRLAIARFSPLYPLTVARTGLGTGEVISNPAGIVCGATCTAQLVEGTLVTLSATPGGTSVFAGWSGACSGMETCVVAMDAAQDVTASFLPGYRLAVSTTGGSAGTVSGGSTGPVGAGTISCSAGSTAGCSAVVATGDGVTLRAAPGQDAVFKGWTGGCTGLGDCTFAMSSAKNVTASFQPATYEVKVTLSGGGAGSVAGEGISCTTTGTTTICATAVANTTPYKVLTLTAAPDADSILKAWYGCSSTSGNACTITVSGPRNVTASIQPSKYLLSVSSAGTYGGGGTVAGPGIDCTTGSTTGCSAPIDNGATVTLTATPNASSIFKRWTGCSSYSGATCTVSMTNARSVTAAFEPAQYALTVSATEVYGGTGTVTGPGIACSPGATTGCSAPIANGETVTLTATPNAGAILKRWTGCSSYSGATCTVSMSSARSVTAAFEPAEYALTVSATESYGGTGTVTGPGIACSPGATTGCSAPVANGGTVTLVAEPAPGSLFKSWVGCSSTSGASCTVTLSTPRTVTATFMPSEYPLAVTLSGTYGASGSVSGPGISCTADAASDCSTAVANGATVTLVAEPAPGSIFKSWVGCSSTSGAACTVTLSSPRTVTASFAPSEFTLTVTASAIYGANGTITGPGLSCTPGASTGCTTAVANGATVSLVAEPAPGSVFKSWTGCSSTSGAVCSITMTAARSATAAFQPDTYQLTVTTSGTGQGSVDGAGIACSTGATAGCTASVEAGATVTLTATPRTACDTFTGWGGGSCSGTGPCNVTMTMAKTVTAAFGKSGDPLCAP; this is encoded by the coding sequence ATGAGGAAGCCTTCGCTGGTGCTGCTGACGATGCTGCTCGCCTGCGAAGGGGCGGGCTCGCCGGAACGCGTCACCCTGGAATCGACCGATTCCGCCGTCGTGAACGGCAACCAGGCCAGCGTGTTCCCGCCTCCCACCGGCTCCCAGTCGAGCCCGGCCGTCGCATTCGACGGGACGAGCCATCTCGTCGTGTGGTCGGACGCGCGGGGTGGCGCGGGCCAGGACCTGCATGGCGCGCGCGTGAGCGCCGCCGGCGTCCTGCTCGACCCCGCCCCGCTCGTCATCTCCGCGGGCCCGGGCGACGAGATCACCGCGGCGGTCGCGTTCGACGGCACGAACTACCTCGTCGTCTGGCAGGACCAGCGCGGCAGCACGGGACGTGACGTCTACGGGGCACGCGTGAGCCCCGACGGCACCGTGCTCGATCCGGGCGGGATCGCCATCAGCACCGCGGCCGAGCACCAGGTCGAGCCGGCGGTCGCGTTCGACGGGACGAGCTACCTCGTCGTGTGGGAGGATCGCCGGGGCGGCCTCGCCGACGTGCGCGGCGCACGCGTGAGCCCGAACGGCTCGGTGCTCGCCTCCGAGCTCCTGATCTCCGGGGCCCCTCTGCACCAGACGCAGCCCGCCGTCGCGTGCGCATCCGGCGCGTGCCTCGTCGCCTGGCGGGACGGTCGCGCGGGCGGACCCGACGTGTACGGCGCCCGCGTCGCCGGTGCGAGCGTGGTCGACGCCGGCGGGCTGCCGATCTCGCGGGCGGGAAGCAGCCAGGGGCGGCCGGCCGTCGCCTCGGACGGCAGCGGCTACCTCGTGGTCTGGAACGACACGCGCTCGGGGACGAGCGACGTGTACGGCTCCCGCGTCGGCGCGGACGGCCAGATCCTCGATCTCTCCGGCCTCGCGATCACGGCGGAGGCGGACGCGCAGCAGTCCCCGGAGGTCGCCTTCGAGGGCGCCTACTACGTCGTCGCCTGGCACGATCGGCGGAGCGGCGTCGCGTTCGACGCGCATGCGGCGCGGGTGACTCCCGCCGGCGCGGTGGTGGATCCGTCCGGCTTCCTCGTCGGCACCGGCGCGGCCGGGACCGGGACGTCGGTCGCGTCCGACGGCGCGGGCCGCGTGCTCGTCGCGTTCGGTGGTCTCCATTCGCTCGACGCCCTCACCACCGTGACGCGCGTCCGGACCCAGGCGATCACCATCCGGGCCGAGCTCGCCGTCTCTCTCATCGGGAACGGCGCGGGCTCGGTCGCCTCCGAGCCGGCAGGCATCGCCTGCGGCGACGCCTGCGCAGCGATGTTCGACGCGCCCACCGTCGTGACGCTCACCCCCTCCGCGGCGCCCGGATCGGAGTTCGTCGGCTGGTCCGGCGCCTGCTCGCAGGCGGGACTCGGGCCCTGCACGCTCACGGTGGACGAGTCGCGGCTCGCCATCGCCAGGTTCTCTCCGCTGTACCCGCTCACGGTCGCGCGCACGGGGCTCGGGACCGGGGAGGTGATCTCGAATCCGGCGGGCATCGTCTGCGGCGCGACCTGCACGGCGCAGCTCGTGGAGGGGACCCTCGTGACCCTCTCCGCGACGCCGGGCGGGACCTCCGTCTTCGCCGGCTGGTCGGGCGCGTGCTCCGGCATGGAGACCTGCGTCGTCGCGATGGACGCGGCGCAGGACGTCACCGCGAGCTTCCTCCCCGGTTATCGCCTCGCGGTGTCCACCACCGGCGGCTCCGCCGGAACGGTGAGCGGCGGATCCACGGGCCCGGTGGGAGCCGGCACGATCTCCTGCAGCGCAGGCTCCACGGCGGGCTGCAGCGCGGTCGTGGCGACCGGTGACGGCGTCACGCTGCGCGCCGCGCCCGGCCAGGACGCCGTGTTCAAGGGCTGGACCGGCGGGTGTACCGGCCTCGGCGACTGCACGTTCGCGATGAGCTCCGCGAAGAACGTCACCGCCAGCTTCCAGCCCGCGACCTACGAGGTGAAGGTGACCCTCTCTGGAGGCGGGGCGGGCTCGGTCGCCGGCGAGGGGATCTCCTGCACGACGACCGGCACGACGACGATCTGCGCCACCGCCGTCGCGAACACGACGCCGTACAAGGTGCTCACCCTGACGGCCGCGCCCGACGCCGACTCGATCCTGAAGGCCTGGTACGGGTGCTCCAGCACGTCGGGGAACGCTTGCACGATCACCGTCTCCGGCCCGAGGAACGTGACCGCCTCGATCCAGCCGAGCAAGTACCTGCTCTCCGTGAGCTCGGCCGGGACGTACGGCGGAGGGGGCACCGTCGCCGGTCCGGGGATCGACTGCACGACGGGGTCGACCACCGGCTGCTCCGCCCCGATCGACAACGGCGCCACGGTGACGCTCACGGCGACCCCCAACGCGAGCTCGATCTTCAAGCGCTGGACCGGGTGCAGCTCGTACAGCGGCGCGACCTGCACCGTCTCGATGACCAACGCGAGGAGCGTCACGGCCGCCTTCGAGCCGGCGCAGTACGCCCTCACCGTCAGCGCGACCGAGGTCTACGGCGGGACCGGCACGGTCACCGGCCCGGGCATCGCCTGCAGCCCCGGCGCGACCACCGGCTGCTCCGCGCCCATCGCCAACGGTGAGACGGTCACGCTCACGGCGACTCCCAACGCGGGCGCGATCTTGAAGCGCTGGACCGGGTGCAGCTCGTACAGCGGCGCCACCTGCACGGTCTCCATGAGCAGCGCGAGGAGCGTCACCGCCGCCTTCGAGCCGGCGGAGTACGCCCTCACCGTCAGCGCGACCGAGTCCTACGGCGGAACCGGGACGGTCACCGGCCCGGGCATCGCCTGCAGCCCCGGCGCCACCACCGGCTGCTCCGCCCCCGTCGCCAACGGCGGCACCGTCACGCTCGTGGCGGAGCCTGCCCCGGGGTCGCTCTTCAAGAGCTGGGTGGGGTGCTCCTCGACGAGCGGCGCGTCCTGCACCGTCACCCTCTCGACGCCGAGGACCGTGACGGCCACCTTCATGCCGAGCGAGTACCCGCTGGCCGTCACGCTCTCCGGCACCTACGGCGCGAGCGGCTCCGTCAGCGGCCCGGGCATCAGCTGCACGGCCGACGCCGCCAGCGACTGCTCCACCGCGGTGGCGAACGGCGCCACGGTCACGCTCGTGGCCGAGCCCGCGCCCGGCTCGATCTTCAAGAGCTGGGTGGGCTGCTCGTCGACGAGCGGCGCGGCGTGCACCGTCACCCTGTCGAGCCCGCGGACGGTGACCGCTTCGTTCGCGCCCAGCGAGTTCACGCTGACCGTCACCGCCTCCGCGATCTACGGGGCGAACGGGACCATCACCGGGCCCGGCCTCAGCTGTACGCCGGGCGCGTCGACGGGCTGCACCACGGCCGTCGCGAACGGCGCCACCGTCTCGCTCGTGGCGGAGCCCGCGCCGGGCTCGGTCTTCAAGAGCTGGACCGGATGCTCCTCGACGAGCGGCGCCGTCTGCTCCATCACCATGACCGCCGCGAGGAGCGCGACCGCCGCCTTCCAGCCGGACACGTACCAGCTCACGGTGACGACCAGCGGGACGGGCCAGGGCAGCGTCGACGGAGCGGGCATCGCGTGCTCCACCGGCGCCACCGCCGGCTGCACCGCGTCGGTCGAGGCGGGCGCGACCGTGACGCTCACCGCGACGCCCCGCACGGCGTGCGACACCTTCACGGGATGGGGAGGCGGCTCGTGCTCCGGTACGGGTCCCTGCAACGTGACGATGACGATGGCGAAGACCGTGACGGCGGCCTTCGGCAAGTCGGGAGACCCGCTCTGCGCTCCTTGA
- a CDS encoding aldo/keto reductase family protein yields MEYRKLGSSDLVVSEISLGSWLTYGGGVAREQAQACVQAAFDAGINFIDTANVYSGGRAEELLGEALRGMPRDRYVLATKLYFPMSQHDRGLSAAQVRKQLDGSLRRLRLDHVDLYQCHRYDPETPLEETMEALTEAVRQGKTRYVGFSEWSPDQIRAALALPGERFVSSQPQYSILWRAPEAEVFPVCQAAGIGQIVWSPLAQGILTGKYRPGAAPPPGSRATSESMGVFIQKRLDDRVLAGVQALRPIAAELGITLSQLALAWVLRRPEVASAIIGASRPEQVVENAQASGVKLSADVLRRIDAAFDGPVSHYP; encoded by the coding sequence ATGGAGTACCGCAAGCTCGGCAGCAGCGACCTCGTCGTCTCCGAGATCTCGCTCGGCTCCTGGCTGACCTACGGTGGCGGCGTCGCGCGCGAGCAGGCGCAGGCCTGCGTCCAGGCGGCCTTCGACGCGGGGATCAACTTCATCGACACCGCGAACGTCTACTCCGGCGGCCGCGCGGAGGAGCTCCTCGGTGAGGCGCTGAGGGGCATGCCCCGCGACCGGTACGTCCTCGCGACGAAGCTCTACTTCCCCATGTCGCAGCACGACCGCGGCCTCTCCGCCGCGCAGGTGCGCAAGCAGCTCGACGGCTCGCTCCGGCGGCTGCGCCTGGACCACGTCGACCTCTACCAGTGCCACCGCTACGATCCCGAGACCCCGCTCGAGGAGACGATGGAGGCGCTCACCGAGGCGGTGCGCCAGGGGAAGACGCGCTACGTCGGGTTCTCGGAGTGGAGCCCCGATCAGATCCGCGCCGCGCTCGCGCTGCCCGGCGAGCGCTTCGTCTCGAGCCAGCCGCAATACTCGATCCTCTGGCGTGCGCCGGAGGCGGAGGTCTTCCCCGTCTGCCAGGCGGCCGGGATCGGGCAGATCGTCTGGTCCCCGCTCGCGCAGGGGATCCTCACGGGCAAGTACCGGCCCGGCGCCGCGCCGCCGCCGGGCTCGCGCGCGACGAGCGAGTCGATGGGCGTCTTCATCCAGAAGCGGCTCGACGATCGCGTCCTCGCGGGCGTGCAGGCCCTCCGCCCCATCGCCGCCGAGCTCGGGATCACGCTCTCGCAGCTCGCGCTCGCGTGGGTGCTGCGGAGGCCGGAGGTCGCCTCGGCGATCATCGGGGCGTCGCGGCCGGAGCAGGTGGTGGAGAACGCGCAGGCGTCCGGCGTGAAGCTCTCGGCGGACGTGCTGCGCCGGATCGACGCCGCCTTCGACGGACCGGTATCGCACTATCCGTGA
- a CDS encoding metallophosphoesterase — MRVVAAAALVLATSCLEYSPHALPSEDRHRDVNRKNLARIVAEPPPSRLRFAVLGDTQTAFDDAARAIEALSRRGDLSFVVQVGDFTDLGLAPEYEAMNDLFRRLPVPYLVAIGNHDHLANGGDIYDRMFGPRDFAFTWGRTRFVVLNTCSMESAYDGKVPNLPWLAASLAPSAEHDRALVFAHVEPASDAFDPRLRDGFHALLRDGGVAASFHAHEHRYGLEERDGVRYYLAAHVNDREYLLVSEREDGGLDVERVGF; from the coding sequence ATGCGGGTCGTCGCCGCCGCGGCGCTGGTGCTCGCCACCTCGTGCCTGGAGTACAGCCCCCACGCCCTGCCGTCGGAGGACCGCCACCGGGACGTGAACCGGAAGAACCTCGCGCGGATAGTGGCCGAGCCCCCGCCCTCCCGCCTGAGGTTCGCGGTCCTGGGCGACACCCAGACCGCCTTCGACGACGCGGCGCGCGCCATCGAGGCGCTGTCGAGGCGAGGCGATCTCTCCTTCGTCGTGCAGGTCGGCGACTTCACCGACCTCGGCCTCGCGCCGGAGTACGAGGCGATGAACGACCTCTTCCGGCGCCTCCCCGTCCCGTACCTGGTGGCCATCGGGAACCACGACCACCTGGCCAACGGCGGAGACATCTACGACCGCATGTTCGGCCCCCGGGACTTCGCCTTCACCTGGGGACGGACGCGCTTCGTCGTCCTCAACACCTGCTCGATGGAGAGCGCGTACGACGGGAAGGTCCCGAACCTGCCGTGGCTGGCCGCGAGCCTCGCCCCGTCCGCGGAGCACGACCGCGCCCTCGTCTTCGCCCACGTCGAGCCGGCGAGCGACGCGTTCGATCCCCGCCTGCGAGACGGCTTCCACGCGCTCTTGCGCGACGGCGGCGTGGCCGCGTCCTTCCACGCGCACGAGCATCGCTACGGCCTCGAGGAGCGCGACGGGGTCCGCTACTACCTCGCGGCGCACGTGAACGATCGGGAGTACCTGCTCGTGTCGGAGCGGGAGGACGGCGGGCTCGACGTCGAGCGGGTGGGGTTCTGA
- the rnk gene encoding nucleoside diphosphate kinase regulator, whose translation MSARKPIHVTHADLDRLRALVDQHLAGRDARAAEQLDAELDRAVPIEVAPPDLVTMNARVAFVDLASGVRRELVLVYPRDADVAAGRVSVLAPIGAALLGLSVGEEIDWPLPDGRVARLRILSAAAPSPEEPRERPEA comes from the coding sequence ATGTCCGCCCGCAAGCCCATCCACGTCACTCACGCAGATCTCGACCGGCTCCGCGCGCTCGTGGACCAGCACCTCGCCGGACGGGACGCCCGGGCCGCCGAGCAGCTCGACGCGGAGCTCGATCGTGCGGTGCCCATCGAGGTCGCGCCCCCGGACCTCGTCACCATGAACGCCCGCGTGGCCTTCGTGGATCTGGCGAGCGGCGTGCGCCGCGAGCTGGTGCTCGTCTATCCGCGCGACGCGGACGTGGCGGCCGGTCGGGTCTCCGTGCTCGCGCCCATCGGCGCGGCCCTGCTCGGCCTCTCGGTGGGGGAGGAGATCGACTGGCCGCTCCCGGACGGCCGCGTGGCGCGCCTTCGGATCCTCTCGGCGGCGGCCCCGAGCCCCGAGGAGCCGCGGGAGCGGCCGGAGGCATGA
- a CDS encoding hemerythrin domain-containing protein translates to MTAPLRAQRAHLREVLAVLSERVGALPSLTEDAARREMLALVSGLDGILRPHLAWEERTLHPVVDKYACEGPAAFSASMRYEHEIIHRWSAELARLAGDDPRAFARQADRLLGVVLAHFELEEHVLFPILDRTLGGDACRAQVGDPPR, encoded by the coding sequence GTGACCGCTCCGCTGCGCGCGCAGCGCGCCCACCTCCGCGAGGTGCTCGCGGTGCTGTCGGAGCGCGTGGGAGCCCTCCCGTCCCTGACCGAGGACGCCGCGCGCCGCGAGATGCTCGCGCTCGTGTCCGGGCTCGACGGAATCCTCCGCCCCCACCTCGCGTGGGAGGAACGGACGCTGCACCCCGTGGTCGACAAGTACGCGTGCGAGGGTCCCGCCGCGTTCAGCGCGTCGATGCGCTACGAGCACGAGATCATCCATCGCTGGAGCGCCGAGCTCGCCCGGCTGGCCGGGGACGACCCGCGCGCGTTCGCGCGTCAGGCGGACCGGCTGCTCGGGGTGGTGCTCGCGCACTTCGAGCTCGAGGAGCACGTCCTCTTCCCCATCCTCGACCGGACGCTGGGCGGGGACGCCTGCCGCGCGCAGGTCGGCGACCCGCCGCGCTGA
- the ric gene encoding iron-sulfur cluster repair di-iron protein: MPQLDRSATVAQLVSDHAVAARVFQRLQIDFCCHGDVTVPEACGGRLDPEAVFAELEAALPASGESSLEADPRSLPIPALVAHIIEHHHGYLRRALPFIAPLADKVARVHGSHNGKLAELRRTLLELADALEPHLDEEEEVLFPALMSRTPDLALVRRELAAMYEDHLAVGQLLARLRGAADGYVTPEWGCSSYRVLMSELEQLEGDVLRHVHLENHVLMPRFAAGREARC; encoded by the coding sequence ATGCCCCAGCTCGACCGCAGCGCCACCGTCGCCCAGCTCGTCTCCGACCACGCCGTCGCCGCGCGTGTCTTCCAGCGGCTCCAGATCGACTTCTGCTGTCACGGCGACGTGACGGTGCCGGAGGCCTGCGGGGGACGCCTCGACCCGGAGGCCGTGTTCGCCGAGCTCGAGGCGGCCCTCCCCGCGAGCGGCGAGTCCTCGCTGGAGGCGGATCCGCGCTCGCTGCCGATCCCCGCCCTGGTCGCCCATATCATCGAGCACCACCACGGCTATCTGCGGCGCGCCCTCCCCTTCATCGCGCCGCTCGCCGACAAGGTCGCCCGCGTCCACGGCTCCCACAACGGCAAGCTCGCCGAGCTGCGCCGAACGCTCCTCGAGCTGGCCGACGCGCTCGAGCCGCACCTCGACGAGGAGGAGGAGGTGCTCTTCCCGGCGCTCATGTCGCGCACCCCGGACCTCGCCCTCGTCCGGCGCGAGCTCGCCGCCATGTACGAGGATCACCTCGCGGTCGGGCAGCTGCTCGCGCGCCTGCGGGGCGCCGCCGACGGCTACGTCACCCCGGAGTGGGGCTGCTCGAGCTACCGGGTCCTCATGAGCGAGCTCGAGCAGCTCGAGGGCGACGTGCTCCGCCACGTCCACCTCGAGAACCACGTCCTCATGCCGCGCTTCGCCGCGGGCCGGGAGGCGAGGTGCTGA